One genomic segment of Suricata suricatta isolate VVHF042 chromosome 16, meerkat_22Aug2017_6uvM2_HiC, whole genome shotgun sequence includes these proteins:
- the GMFG gene encoding glia maturation factor gamma isoform X1 gives MSDSLVVCEVDPELKEKLRKFRFRKETDNAAIIMKVDKDRQMVVLEEEFQNISPEELKSELPERQPRFVVYSYKYVHEDGRVSYPLCFIFSSPVGCKPEQQMMYAGSKNRLVQTAELTKVFEIRTTEDLTEAWLQEKLSFFR, from the exons ATG TCGGACTCCCTGGTGGTGTGCGAGGTGGACCCAGAGCTAAAGGAAAAGCTGAGGAAATTTCGCTTCCGAAAAGAGACGGACAATGCGGCCATAATAA TGAAGGTGGACAAAGACCGACAGATGGTGGTGCTGGAGGAAGAGTTTCAG AACATTTCTCCAGAGGAACTAAAATCAGAGTTGCCAGAGAGACAGCCGAG GTTCGTGGTTTACAGCTACAAGTATGTGCATGAGGACGGCCGGGTGTCCTACCCCCTGTGTTTCATCTTCTCCAGCCCCGTGG GCTGCAAGCCTGAGCAGCAGATGATGTATGCGGGCAGTAAAAACAGACTGGTGCAGACTGCGGAGCTCACAAAG GTGTTTGAAATCCGAACCACTGAAGACCTCACGGAGGCCTGGCTCCAAGAGAAGTTGTCTTTCTTCCGTTGA
- the GMFG gene encoding glia maturation factor gamma isoform X2 translates to MTDEDRGLTSRSLVALTRSDSLVVCEVDPELKEKLRKFRFRKETDNAAIIMKVDKDRQMVVLEEEFQNISPEELKSELPERQPRFVVYSYKYVHEDGRVSYPLCFIFSSPVGCKPEQQMMYAGSKNRLVQTAELTKVFEIRTTEDLTEAWLQEKLSFFR, encoded by the exons ATGACAGATGAAGACAGAGGATTGACCAGTAGGTCATTGGTGGCCCTGACAAGG TCGGACTCCCTGGTGGTGTGCGAGGTGGACCCAGAGCTAAAGGAAAAGCTGAGGAAATTTCGCTTCCGAAAAGAGACGGACAATGCGGCCATAATAA TGAAGGTGGACAAAGACCGACAGATGGTGGTGCTGGAGGAAGAGTTTCAG AACATTTCTCCAGAGGAACTAAAATCAGAGTTGCCAGAGAGACAGCCGAG GTTCGTGGTTTACAGCTACAAGTATGTGCATGAGGACGGCCGGGTGTCCTACCCCCTGTGTTTCATCTTCTCCAGCCCCGTGG GCTGCAAGCCTGAGCAGCAGATGATGTATGCGGGCAGTAAAAACAGACTGGTGCAGACTGCGGAGCTCACAAAG GTGTTTGAAATCCGAACCACTGAAGACCTCACGGAGGCCTGGCTCCAAGAGAAGTTGTCTTTCTTCCGTTGA
- the SAMD4B gene encoding protein Smaug homolog 2 isoform X2 produces the protein MMFRDQVGILAGWFKGWNECEQTVALLSLLKRVTRTQARFLQLCLEHSLADCNDIHLLESEANSAAIVSQWQQESKEKVVSLLLSHLPLLQPGNTEAKSEYMRLLQKVLAYSIESNAFIEESRQLLSYALIHPATTLEDRNALALWLSHLEERLASGFRARPEPAYHSRQGSDEWGGPAELGPGEAGSGWQDKPPRENGHVPFHPSSSVPPAINSIGSNANTGLPCQIHPSPLKRSMSLIPTSPQAPGEWPSPEELGARAAFTAPDHAPLSPQSSVASSGSEQTEEQGSSRNTFQEDGSGMKDVPSWLKSLRLHKYAALFSQMSYEEMMTLTEQHLESQNVTKGARHKIALSIQKLRERQSVLKSLEKDVLEGGNLRNALQELQQIIITPIKAYSILQATVAAAAATTPTAKDGSRGEPPLPGAEPPLAHPGTDKGTEAKDPPAAESYPPPPAPAPTDGSEPAPAPVADGDIPSQFTRVMGKVCTQLLVSRPDEENITSYLQLIEKCLTHEAFTETQKKRLLSWKQQVLKLLRTFPRKAAMEMQSYRQQKGWAFGSNSLPIAGSVGMGVARRTQRQFPMPPRALPPGRMGLLSPSGIGGISPRHALTSPSLGGQGRQSLWFANPGGSNSMPSQSRSSVQRTHSLPVHSSPQAILMFPPDCPVPGPDLEINPTLESLCLSMTEHALGDGTDKTSTI, from the exons ATGATGTTCCGCGACCAGGTGGGCATCCTCGCTGGCTGGTTCAAGGGCTGGAATGAGTGTGAGCAGACGGTAGCCCTACTGTCGCTTCTGAAGCGGGTCACTCGCACCCAGGCCCGCTTCCTGCAGCTCTGCCTGGAGCACTCGCTGGCGGACTGCAATGACATCCACCTGCTGGAGTCGGAGGCCAACAGTGCTG CCATCGTCAGCCAGTGGCAGCAGGAGTCCAAAGAGAAGGTGGTCTCCCTCCTGCTGTCCCACCTGCCCCTGCTTCAGCCGGGCAACACGGAGGCCAAGTCGGAGTACATGAGGCTGCTGCAGAAAGTGCTGGCCTACTCGATCGAGAGCAATGCCTTCATCGAGGAGAGCCGCCAGCTGCTCTCTTACGCCCTCATCCACCCGGCCACCACGCTGGAGGACCGCAACGCGCTGGCCctctggctgagccacctggaAGAGCGGCTGGCCAGCGGCTTCCGCGCCCGGCCCGAGCCCGCCTACCACTCACGCCAAGGCTCAGATGAGTGGGGGGGCCCTGCagagctgggccctggggaggcagggTCAGGCTGGCAGGACAAGCCACCCCGGGAAAATGGACACGTGCCCTTCCACCCATCCAGCTCAGTGCCGCCAGCCATCAACAGTATTGGGAGCAACGCAAACACAG GTCTCCCCTGCCAAATTCACCCCAGCCCGCTGAAGCGCTCCATGTCGCTCATCCCCAcgagcccccaggcccctggtGAGTGGCCGAGTCCGGAGGAGCTCGGGGCCCGGGCCGCTTTCACCGCGCCCGACCACGCACCCCTCTCACCCCAGAGCAGCGTGGCCTCCTCTGGCAGTGAGCAGACGGAGGAGCAGGGCTCCAGCCGGAACACCTTCCAGGAGGACGGCAGTGGCATGAAAG ATGTACCCTCGTGGCTCAAGAGCCTCCGCTTGCACAAGTATGCGGCCCTCTTCTCACAGATGAGCTACGAGGAGATGATGACGCTGACTGAGCAGCACCTGGAGTCGCAG AATGTCACCAAAGGTGCCCGCCACAAGATAGCGCTCAGCATCCAGAAGCTGCGTGAGAGGCAGAGCGTCCTCAAGTCCCTGGAGAAG GATGTGCTGGAAGGCGGGAATCTGCGGAACGCTCTGCAGGAGCTGCAGCAGATCATTATCACCCCCATCAAGGCCTACAGCATCCTCCAGGCCACTGTGGCTGCTGCCGCTGCCACCACCCCTACTGCCAAGGACGGGAGCCGGGGGGAGCCACCACTGCCAGGTGCTGAGCCTCCCCTGGCTCACCCCGGCACAGACAAGGGCACTGAGGCCAAGGACCCTCCAGCTGCAGAGAGCTACCCCCCTCCACCAGCTCCAGCTCCCACCGATGGCAGCGAGCCAGCCCCGGCTCCCGTCGCTGACGGAGACATCCCCAGCCAGTTTACACGGGTGATGGGCAAAG TGTGCACCCAGCTGCTGGTGTCCCGACCAGACGAGGAGAACATCACCAGTTACCTCCAGCTCATTGAAAAGTGCCTGACTCATGAG GCGTTCACGGAGACGCAGAAGAAACGGCTGCTGTCCTGGAAACAGCAAGTGCTAAAGCTGCTCCGGACCTTCCCGCGCAAAGCCGCGATGGAGATGCAGAGCTACCGGCAGCAGAAGGG CTGGGCATTCGGCTCCAACTCACTTCCCATAGCTGGCtctgtggggatgggggtggccCGGCGGACCCAGCGGCAGTTCCCCATGCCTCCCCGGGCCCTCCCGCCTGGCAGGATGGGCCTTCTGAGCCCTTCGGGCATTGGGGGCATCTCCCCACGACATGCTCTCACTAGCCCCAGCCTTGGGGGCCAGGGCCGACAG AGCCTGTGGTTTGCCAACCCCGGAGGCAGCAACAGCATGCCCAGCCAGAGCCGCAGCTCCGTGCAGCGCACCCACTCCCTCCCGGTCCACTCGTCGCCCCAGGCCATCCTCATGTTCCCTCCAG ACTGCCCGGTCCCTGGGCCTGACCTGGAGATCAATCCCACTCTGGAGTCTCTGTGTCTGAGCATGACAGAACACGCCTTGGGTG ATGGGACAGACAAAACCTCCACCATCTGA
- the SAMD4B gene encoding protein Smaug homolog 2 isoform X1, whose translation MMFRDQVGILAGWFKGWNECEQTVALLSLLKRVTRTQARFLQLCLEHSLADCNDIHLLESEANSAAIVSQWQQESKEKVVSLLLSHLPLLQPGNTEAKSEYMRLLQKVLAYSIESNAFIEESRQLLSYALIHPATTLEDRNALALWLSHLEERLASGFRARPEPAYHSRQGSDEWGGPAELGPGEAGSGWQDKPPRENGHVPFHPSSSVPPAINSIGSNANTGLPCQIHPSPLKRSMSLIPTSPQAPGEWPSPEELGARAAFTAPDHAPLSPQSSVASSGSEQTEEQGSSRNTFQEDGSGMKDVPSWLKSLRLHKYAALFSQMSYEEMMTLTEQHLESQNVTKGARHKIALSIQKLRERQSVLKSLEKDVLEGGNLRNALQELQQIIITPIKAYSILQATVAAAAATTPTAKDGSRGEPPLPGAEPPLAHPGTDKGTEAKDPPAAESYPPPPAPAPTDGSEPAPAPVADGDIPSQFTRVMGKVCTQLLVSRPDEENITSYLQLIEKCLTHEAFTETQKKRLLSWKQQVLKLLRTFPRKAAMEMQSYRQQKGWAFGSNSLPIAGSVGMGVARRTQRQFPMPPRALPPGRMGLLSPSGIGGISPRHALTSPSLGGQGRQSLWFANPGGSNSMPSQSRSSVQRTHSLPVHSSPQAILMFPPDCPVPGPDLEINPTLESLCLSMTEHALGARLGEEADEQSEGLAN comes from the exons ATGATGTTCCGCGACCAGGTGGGCATCCTCGCTGGCTGGTTCAAGGGCTGGAATGAGTGTGAGCAGACGGTAGCCCTACTGTCGCTTCTGAAGCGGGTCACTCGCACCCAGGCCCGCTTCCTGCAGCTCTGCCTGGAGCACTCGCTGGCGGACTGCAATGACATCCACCTGCTGGAGTCGGAGGCCAACAGTGCTG CCATCGTCAGCCAGTGGCAGCAGGAGTCCAAAGAGAAGGTGGTCTCCCTCCTGCTGTCCCACCTGCCCCTGCTTCAGCCGGGCAACACGGAGGCCAAGTCGGAGTACATGAGGCTGCTGCAGAAAGTGCTGGCCTACTCGATCGAGAGCAATGCCTTCATCGAGGAGAGCCGCCAGCTGCTCTCTTACGCCCTCATCCACCCGGCCACCACGCTGGAGGACCGCAACGCGCTGGCCctctggctgagccacctggaAGAGCGGCTGGCCAGCGGCTTCCGCGCCCGGCCCGAGCCCGCCTACCACTCACGCCAAGGCTCAGATGAGTGGGGGGGCCCTGCagagctgggccctggggaggcagggTCAGGCTGGCAGGACAAGCCACCCCGGGAAAATGGACACGTGCCCTTCCACCCATCCAGCTCAGTGCCGCCAGCCATCAACAGTATTGGGAGCAACGCAAACACAG GTCTCCCCTGCCAAATTCACCCCAGCCCGCTGAAGCGCTCCATGTCGCTCATCCCCAcgagcccccaggcccctggtGAGTGGCCGAGTCCGGAGGAGCTCGGGGCCCGGGCCGCTTTCACCGCGCCCGACCACGCACCCCTCTCACCCCAGAGCAGCGTGGCCTCCTCTGGCAGTGAGCAGACGGAGGAGCAGGGCTCCAGCCGGAACACCTTCCAGGAGGACGGCAGTGGCATGAAAG ATGTACCCTCGTGGCTCAAGAGCCTCCGCTTGCACAAGTATGCGGCCCTCTTCTCACAGATGAGCTACGAGGAGATGATGACGCTGACTGAGCAGCACCTGGAGTCGCAG AATGTCACCAAAGGTGCCCGCCACAAGATAGCGCTCAGCATCCAGAAGCTGCGTGAGAGGCAGAGCGTCCTCAAGTCCCTGGAGAAG GATGTGCTGGAAGGCGGGAATCTGCGGAACGCTCTGCAGGAGCTGCAGCAGATCATTATCACCCCCATCAAGGCCTACAGCATCCTCCAGGCCACTGTGGCTGCTGCCGCTGCCACCACCCCTACTGCCAAGGACGGGAGCCGGGGGGAGCCACCACTGCCAGGTGCTGAGCCTCCCCTGGCTCACCCCGGCACAGACAAGGGCACTGAGGCCAAGGACCCTCCAGCTGCAGAGAGCTACCCCCCTCCACCAGCTCCAGCTCCCACCGATGGCAGCGAGCCAGCCCCGGCTCCCGTCGCTGACGGAGACATCCCCAGCCAGTTTACACGGGTGATGGGCAAAG TGTGCACCCAGCTGCTGGTGTCCCGACCAGACGAGGAGAACATCACCAGTTACCTCCAGCTCATTGAAAAGTGCCTGACTCATGAG GCGTTCACGGAGACGCAGAAGAAACGGCTGCTGTCCTGGAAACAGCAAGTGCTAAAGCTGCTCCGGACCTTCCCGCGCAAAGCCGCGATGGAGATGCAGAGCTACCGGCAGCAGAAGGG CTGGGCATTCGGCTCCAACTCACTTCCCATAGCTGGCtctgtggggatgggggtggccCGGCGGACCCAGCGGCAGTTCCCCATGCCTCCCCGGGCCCTCCCGCCTGGCAGGATGGGCCTTCTGAGCCCTTCGGGCATTGGGGGCATCTCCCCACGACATGCTCTCACTAGCCCCAGCCTTGGGGGCCAGGGCCGACAG AGCCTGTGGTTTGCCAACCCCGGAGGCAGCAACAGCATGCCCAGCCAGAGCCGCAGCTCCGTGCAGCGCACCCACTCCCTCCCGGTCCACTCGTCGCCCCAGGCCATCCTCATGTTCCCTCCAG ACTGCCCGGTCCCTGGGCCTGACCTGGAGATCAATCCCACTCTGGAGTCTCTGTGTCTGAGCATGACAGAACACGCCTTGGGTG